From Rhodamnia argentea isolate NSW1041297 chromosome 10, ASM2092103v1, whole genome shotgun sequence, a single genomic window includes:
- the LOC115753861 gene encoding RNA polymerase sigma factor sigE, chloroplastic/mitochondrial: MGVVTISSSASRTPLGFNAKFSTSRSASKRPLIVDFRAGKNNNAALLTHHEQTYYPVETTKEQQTKRKNARKPSRKAVCTDEVSPCTLEVDYNDAAAKLENIYKQTPAAETCYGEDVGHGMRRRRRRTKKTKDVDKGEESKTSKRVVRTRSKNEKRFSLDERIALKKKKEEQATFSVQRKKEVMDEEEKIDKLVRDYSSSTDLVSLDWKKMKIPPVLPSTEHAWLFKLMQPMKALLQVKENLRNDLEREPIEGELAHATNMSVAQFRRQLEVGHAARNKLIKHNLRLVLFVMNKYFQDFANGPKFQDLCQAGVKGLITAIDRFEPKRKFRLSTYSLFWIRHAIIRSMTVSSFTRVSFGLESVRVEIQRAKLELMFQLQRLPTEEEIIDKVGISPERYHEVMRASRPVFSLHSRHSVTQEELISGITDVDGVGGDNRRQPALLRLALDDVLDSLKPKESLVVRQRYGLDGKGDRTLGEIAGNLNISREMVRKHEVKALMKLKHPTRVDYLRRYIV; encoded by the exons ATGGGAGTTGTGACTATCTCAAGCTCGGCTTCCCGCACACCACTGGGATTTAATGCGAAGTTTTCAACTAGCAGATCTGCATCAAAAAGACCCTTGATCGTAGATTTCAGAGCGGGTAAGAACAATAATGCAGCTTTACTGACGCACCATGAACAGACATACTATCCTGTAGAAACCACTAAGGAGCAACAGACGAAACGGAAAAACGCAAGAAAACCATCGAGAAAGGCTGTTTGTACAGATGAAGTTTCTCCGTGTACCTTGGAAGTTGATTATAATGATGCTGCGGCCAAACTCGAGAATATATACAAGCAGACACCTGCGGCGGAAACCTGTTATGGTGAAGATGTTGGTCATGGTATGAGGAGACGCAGGCGGAGGACGAAGAAGACTAAGGATGTTGATAAGGGAGAAGAAAGTAAAACTAGTAAAAGAGTGGTCCGTACCCGGAGTAAAAATGAAAAGCGTTTCAGCCTAGATGAAAGGATTgcactgaaaaagaaaaaggaagagcaagCGACCTTTTCAGTTCAGAGGAAAAAAGAGGTTATGGACGAGGAAGAGAAGATTGATAAGCTTGTTAGGGACTATTCATCTTCAACCGATTTGGTCAGCTTGGACTGGAAAAAGATGAAGATTCCTCCTGTTCTTCCTTCTACAGAACATGCCTGGTTATTCAAGTTGATGCAACCGATGAAG GCTCTTCTTCAAGTGAAGGAAAACTTACGAAATGATTTGGAAAGGGAACCAATAGAAGGTGAATTGGCCCACGCGACAAATATGAGCGTAGCTCAATTTAGAAGACAGTTGGAGGTTGGTCATGCCGCCAGAAACAAGCTTATTAAG CATAATCTTCGGCTTGTCCTGTTTGTAATGAATAAGTATTTTCAAGACTTTGCGAATGGTCCAAAGTTTCAAGATCTGTGCCAAGCTGGGGTAAAAGGACTTATCACAGCGATTGACCGCTTTGAACCGAAAAGGAAATTCCGGCTATCTACTTATAGCCTCTTCTGGATCAGGCATGCCATTATACGTTCAATGACTGTTTCCAGCTTCACACGTGTGTCATTTGGCCTCGAGTCG GTCAGAGTTGAGATCCAAAGGGCGAAACTTGAGTTGATGTTTCAACTACAGAGATTGCCAACAGAGGAAGAGATAATTGATAAAGTTGGTATCTCACCTGAGAGGTACCACGAAGTTATGAGGGCCTCAAGGCCTgttttctctcttcattctAGGCACTCAGTCACACAAGAAGAGCTTATCAGCGGAATTACTGATGTTGATGGAGTTGGAGGAGACAATAGGAGGCAACCGGCTCTTCTCAGGCTTGCTCTTGATGATGTG CTCGACTCCTTGAAGCCCAAGGAAAGTCTAGTCGTCAGACAGAGGTATGGGCTCGATGGTAAAGGTGACCGAACATTGGGAGAGATTGCTGGGAACTTGAACATATCCAGAGAGATGGTCCGGAAGCATGAAGTGAAGGCTCTCATGAAGCTCAAGCATCCGACCCGAGTAGATTATCTTCGTCGTTACATAGTCTGA
- the LOC115753862 gene encoding cell division protein FtsZ homolog 2-2, chloroplastic-like translates to MATCISTNLAPSVGGNRKGVLNLIGGRVSVENRWFKVKSEKMIGTKNNFQDATMKSVQPQIMCSTNSHSVSPYPSKDPFLNLHPEVVMLRGDKGEGNNPANKQNDGLGGNVVESLRDTSNRSNYSEAKIKVIGVGGGGSNAVNRMIESAMKGVEFWIVNTDTQAMRMSPVFPENRLQIGQELTRGLGAGGNPEIGMNAAKESKEAIEEALYGSDMVFVTAGMGGGTGTGGAPIIAGVAKSMGILTVGIVTTPFSFEGRKRTVQAQEGIASLRDNVDTLIVIPNDKLLTAVSPSTPVTEAFNLADDILRQGVRGISDIITIPGLVNVDFADVRAIMANAGSSLMGIGTATGKTRARDAALNAIQSPLLDIGIERATGIVWNITGGSDLTLFEVNAAAEVIYDLVDPTANLIFGAVIDPSLSGQVSITLIATGFKRQEESEGRSLQSGQIQGDGLNRRPSSYGEGTSVEIPEFLKKKGRSRFPRA, encoded by the exons ATGGCGACCTGTATATCGACAAATCTTGCACCATCAGTTGGTGGAAACCGTAAGGGAGTGCTAAATTTAATAGGAGGGAGAGTGTCGGTGGAGAATCGGTGGTTTAAAGTGAAGTCCGAGAAGATGATTGGAACAAAGAATAATTTTCAGGATGCCACCATGAAGTCTGTTCAGCCTCAGATAATGTGTTCGACCAACTCTCACAGTGTTAGCCCATATCCTAGTAAAGACCCCTTTCTGAATTTACACCCCGAAGTTGTCATGCTTAGAGGGGATAAAGGTGAGGGAAATAACCCAGCAAACAAACAGAATGATGGTTTGGGTGGAAATGTGGTGGAAAGCTTAAGAGACACATCTAACCGAAGTAATTACAGTGAAGCTAAGATAAAGGTTATAGGAGTCGGAGGTGGTGGGTCAAATGCAGTCAATCGCATGATAGAAAGTGCTATGAAGGGCGTGGAGTTTTGGATAGTTAACACGGATACCCAAGCCATGAGAATGTCTCCTGTGTTTCCCGAGAATCGCTTGCAGATTGGTCAAGAGCTGACTAGAGGTCTTGGAGCAGGGGGGAACCCTGAAATTGGCATGAACGCTgccaaagaaagcaaagaagcaATAGAAGAGGCGCTTTATGGCTCAGATATGGTCTTTGTCACG GCTGGAATGGGTGGAGGAACTGGCACCGGTGGTGCTCCTATAATTGCAGGAGTAGCAAAATCAATGGGTATATTGACCGTTGGTATTGTAACAACCccattttcttttgaaggaCGAAAGCGAACTGTTCAAGCCCAGGAAGGAATAGCATCTCTGAGAGACAATGTGGACACTTTGATTGTTATTCCAAATGACAAGTTATTGACTGCAGTTTCGCCATCAACCCCGGTGACGGAAGCATTTAATCTGGCTGATGACATTCTTAGGCAAGGCGTTCGTGGAATCTCTGACATAATCACG ATACCAGGACTGGTCAATGTTGATTTTGCTGATGTGCGGGCTATAATGGCTAATGCAGGATCTTCACTGATGGGGATAGGGACTGCAACAG GGAAGACAAGGGCAAGAGATGCTGCATTAAATGCCATCCAATCTCCATTACTTGATATTGGTATTGAGAGGGCTACCGGAATAGTTTGGAACATAACTGGTGGAAGCGACCTGACCTTGTTTGAG GTAAATGCTGCTGCAGAGGTCATATATGACCTAGTGGATCCAACTGCCAATCTGATATTCGGAGCAGTGATTGACCCATCACTATCTGGCCAG GTCAGCATTACCTTAATTGCAACCGGATTCAAACGCCAAGAAGAAAGCGAAGGAAGGTCACTTCAG TCAGGCCAGATACAAGGAGATGGATTAAACAGGCGGCCCTCTTCATATGGTGAAGGCACTTCAGTGGAGATCCCCGAGTTCCTAAAGAAGAAGGGGCGTTCACGCTTTCCAAGAGCTTGA